GTTCCCGAAGGAAACGTGGCCAACGAGACTGTTGCTGTTTCAAGAAGCGATCGTACGCCGGTTCGGTTTCATGCGCTGCACGGTGGAAACGAAAACCGGCTGCAATCAGATATCGCTCGACTATCAGTACGTACACTGTAGTGGTAATATGTTCCTGCTGGTGCCGAACCCCAACATGGGATTGCGATCACGCCAACGGCTCGCATCCGGTGGCAGTAACTTTAAAAAACCGATCGCCTTCATTAACCGGTACTCGGCGTCGTACGAATCGCAGATGGTGCCACCGAGCAATCACGAACCGTCCTACATCACGCGCCACGTCACCGGAGCGAAGGGGAACACGAAGGACGAAAGCGAAGTGATACGCCGTACCGGATTCCTCTGGTCCTGGAACCACATGATACCGAACAAGAAGTGGAAATCGCTCGTCATTGCACAAACGGACGATCTGTTCCAGCTGAAGATGTTGCGCGATTTCAAGGAGTTCTGTTCGAACACCGACCAACGGCTGGTCACCTTCTGGGAGTCCTGCTGGGAGCTGAAAGAAAAGGCATCACTCGAACGTAGCTGAACGTTGATCGTGAAcaacgaaaaagaaagcagCACCGAACtgtcgttcgttttgttttgtccgtTTTGTTATTATATTGCTTGTTTATCGCTCTTTTATTGACAcaaaaatcgaaatcgaaaataaaataaaaacactcaaaAACTATGACGATTACGCGATTGCTCATTTACCGGGTGGGGCAGGAAGAGTGATAGAGGGGAGTGATCCTATCATACACGCGATCATGTCATCCGAAGCTTCGCTGGAGATGTTTTGATGTAAGCACAGTTAGCTTAAATAGCTGCAAGCTTTCCTATTTCGCTATCCTTAAGGCGTGCTATTTCACCCGCTAGAGTTTCAGGGAAGATCGAAAAGATGGGAGATTGTATGTACGAGCGACTATCTTCCTGCCTAATAGTACTACAAGTTTTATAAACTTTGGCATTTATATCaagatcttttttttagtCTCTAACAGCACTCCAACCAAAAGGCCACTGACAGACCATGGTGCTTCAACGTTATTGTTTATCTATCTAAATAATCACAACACACGAAACGGTCCGTAacggtttcgttcgttcgattcGAGTACAATTTGCTGTACTGTACGTAAGGACACGATTCAAATACAAATCGGATGACATACTGTTGTATTAGACTTCATATGCCGGACAATTCAATCAGTTTGCTACCGGACATTGTTAAAGTTCAATCGTGTCCTTTCAAAAACTTCCAAAATAAAACTCGTCCTCCACAGTATATAGCTAAACCCTACCTAACTATCATTCAGTACACAGTTCTGTCTCCTATTCGTACACTCAGTCCCTTGACAGCAATCGCTTGGAACTCCATTCTTATATTAGTTTTATACCGCTATAAAATTGCTTACTTCGCTTTGTACATTTTTGGTCACCACCACAGTTACCAATTACCGCAGTCGATCAGGTCAGGTGTAAATGGATTCTATAGACATACTGTTTATACTAGCAACCGAGGTTTACGTTATGCACCACTTATCAGCAGTAGGTTAATATCTATTGCTTTTTACATTCTCCACTCCGGGGGGAGATTCCGTTTCACCAACCGAACCTGGAGAACATCCTTCACCTACCGAGTGCCAAGTGTGTATTTGTATGTACAAGGTTCTTCACCACCGTCCCGCTCACATGGTCGTCTCCGAGTCCGGTGGTGTGTGATAGTTAAGATTATAAGCCGGTGGACCACTGTTCAGGAACTGCATCGCCCGCAAACTCTCGCGCGAAACGGAACGTCGGTGGGGTAGCTGCGGGATGGCAATCGGATCCGTACCACTGCCAACCTGGCCCTGGACCGGATTGTTACCGTTCGCTAGGTTAGCGAACACGTTCTCCACCTGTCCAGCGGGACCCACTTGTCCCGGGGGAGACACATTGTAGCCTCGGTTAGCAACACCACCCATCTGTTGGGTTCCACCCGCCGCACCGAGATATGAGCTTAGTGGACGCGTGCCGTGAAAGTTGGAGTAACTCGATCGTACCGATGGTGGACGATTCTGCCCATTAGTGCCGTAGTACTCTTCGTTCAGTTCGGGGCTGTGGTTAAGGTTCGTCGTCGAGTGTTGGTACACTGGGTTGGACAGTCCTGCATGGGTACCAGCACCAGCGAGgacaccaccggcaccacccCCGAGTGCCTGTGGCGAGGAAGAAGCCCCCCAGGACGTCTGTTGCTGGAGCAGTGGCGACGATGAGTTCATGTTGTAGTAGATCGGATCGATCGGACTGCTTGTGTCACCGTCCAGGAAGGTCGGCGTGTGTACGAGAGCCTGCCGCCGATGTGGTGGTAACGGTGGCTGAACCgactgatgatggtgatggtgcgcTCCGAACGTGTTCAAATTGTTGGCGGATGCCTCACCCACCGGTTGGCCGAAATTGTTCAACTGACCCATCATGTAGTCGTTGTTCAGTGACTTCAAGTTCGACTCGGTCAAATCCGGGTTCTTGTTGTGGACGAACGGTGGGAAGGTTTTGGTGAGCGTCATGGTGCCTGCCGCATCCTCCAGCCCAGCCAACGCATTCACATGATGGTGTCGATGCTGCTGcagatgttgctgctgctgattgaGCAACTTCGTTACCGGGTTCTGGTGCATTGTCTTTCGCCGCGAGTTGCGCACACTGCtccggtgatggtgatggtggtgatgatgatgtcccGCACTCCCCGAAGCGATCGCGCCCGATCCACCAGACGAAGACGAATGACCCCGGCGACTGGAGGTACTCTGACGACCAGTTCCACCGCCAATCGTGCCACGTTGCATTACCGATCGACGTTTGACACGACGCGGTGTCATGGGTTTCGGGCTCAGGGAGGACGGTGCCCTAGCACCTGCACCGCCaatcaaatcatcatcatcaaacgcaTCGTTCGGGTGGGCACCCCGGATCGTGTCCACCGGCCGACTGAACTCAACCGAGTACAGCGACTGGCGGTGTTTGGACTTTTTGCTAGTTCTGCTCACTAGAACCACCGAGAAAGGTGGAACAACGCGCCACGGTAGACCACAAAGGAAGACAGGGTAAGAATAAAATGGACATAGAAACGGAAGTGAAAGTACAAGTGCATCGTGAACGGAAGATaacaaggaaaagaaagaaaagaaacaaggaaagagagagagagagagaaacaggaaacaaaacattaacaaaaaattagtttataataaaacatatttgcaaAACAGAGAAGAACACAGGAGTAATGGTAAGGAACGATAAAGTGGAGGAGATAAAGGAAGCTTCAGATGATGTGGAAGGGCTGGCGCATTTAAACTTGATCACTGTATGAAAGTAGGCAATGTGCTAGTCTCATCCTCCGTGAGCTTACCAAGTATGGCAGGGTTTTTCAATCAGTATACATTTGACATTAGCTGTCAATTCGAGCGCTAAGTAAAAACTTGCGTTGTTGCGCGTGTTTAATGCAATTTGTGTTAGTGTGACAGTGGAAATGAACCATCGAAATGGATTCGATAAATATGCTTACAGGACTTCTTTCAAGCAGTATGCAGTTGCAATGCGTGGTATTAGCTCACTTCATGATTGCGGTGATAAATGTGCAATAGTAGTTGCAAAAGGTAGCAAAGGTACCAACAACATGTAACCCACTAACTGTTGATGACCACAAAGAGACTAGCACTTACCTGCACACTTATTGTTAGGAGATCAGTTTAGTCTGTGATTTTGGAGCTTTGGTAAGGGATGTTGAGGTATCCAACTCAGcaaaaagttagaaagcaCTATTAACGCTAATAATATCTACACCGATCGGGGTTGTACTTTGTTAAGAAATTTTActagaagaaaagaaaagtaattatttttccaaacattaTACACATTTCGCAGTTATTTTTCTAGTAAGtaaaaaaaccattcaccGAAAACTTCCATTTGTGATTGAGGTGCTATTTTGTTACGTGGTTATGTGCATGGTTGAGTTATTCAAATCAATGATTTACTATATACTATGCTAAGAGGGTGTTGTGTCTAAATTGTGTCACTGTCAAAATGTTTGATTGgaagataaaaacaataataattactAATATTTAAGCTTACTTTCATCGCTAAAGTTACTGTAGTTGTAACATTCTACAAAGATATGCTAgttgaaaaattataattatttttaaaaattacacttcagttgttgtttttttttataaattcataACATATAATAAAACTGTACAATAGCTCCCCTCAATTCCACAACTCGAAAATAAACAGTAATTCACccaatgaaaatatttgttttcacctttttctgtatctttcttttatttatattcattgCTTTCATTTCGTTGAACGCCACTGAGCTTtattttttcgaaaaaaaaccccaaaaacagaATCAAATGGCTTCGAAgccaaaaagtaaaacaacattaaacgaATATAGTAAGAGAATCCGTCTTCGTGAACACGTGTTTTGATTCAGCTCATGCTACGCCTACATAAGGAAGTAGTATTATATAGGAATAAATTCTCGCAATTAAATCACTATCACTAATGTGGGTCGTTCCACTGCACtcggtatattttttttcactgtgCTTTGTACATTCGAACGAATGGTGAACTGTTctttcctaaaaaaaaacaagcatcatTGCTGAGTGCTTGAAggttggaacaaaaaaaaacaaatcgagtAATAGTGCCTGTAAACGTACGCGCTAGGTgtatagaacaaaaaaaaacgccttaTACTtaggtgaaaataaaacacatatcTTTTCTTCGTTCGCTAGTCTACTATCTATCTCTACATGCTTTTACGGTCtataatgctttttttcctcaaaCTCTACACTAACTGCGGTGAAACGACGTTTGAGGGCTTTGGTTTGCGACATTACCGAGTTGTCGCCCGTGGCAAGATGTTTCGTTACACATTTTGTCCATGCGAATGCGGTTCGCACTAATTTGGCTAGAAATACGGCTGATGTTGCGCTTTtggctactgctgctgctaccgatAACATGTTTTGCTAGTTTCGTTCCGCTACAAACAGACGATGTCATAACAATCGCtacgaacaaataaaaatttgttctttttttcttcagggTGCTTTTGGAGGAGCGTTCGTTGGATGAGAAAATTTGTAGCTATTCCCTATCAC
This Anopheles marshallii chromosome 3, idAnoMarsDA_429_01, whole genome shotgun sequence DNA region includes the following protein-coding sequences:
- the LOC128713196 gene encoding uncharacterized protein LOC128713196, whose protein sequence is MCNETSCHGRQLVSRTSKKSKHRQSLYSVEFSRPVDTIRGAHPNDAFDDDDLIGGAGARAPSSLSPKPMTPRRVKRRSVMQRGTIGGGTGRQSTSSRRGHSSSSGGSGAIASGSAGHHHHHHHHHRSSVRNSRRKTMHQNPVTKLLNQQQQHLQQHRHHHVNALAGLEDAAGTMTLTKTFPPFVHNKNPDLTESNLKSLNNDYMMGQLNNFGQPVGEASANNLNTFGAHHHHHQSVQPPLPPHRRQALVHTPTFLDGDTSSPIDPIYYNMNSSSPLLQQQTSWGASSSPQALGGGAGGVLAGAGTHAGLSNPVYQHSTTNLNHSPELNEEYYGTNGQNRPPSVRSSYSNFHGTRPLSSYLGAAGGTQQMGGVANRGYNVSPPGQVGPAGQVENVFANLANGNNPVQGQVGSGTDPIAIPQLPHRRSVSRESLRAMQFLNSGPPAYNLNYHTPPDSETTM